The proteins below come from a single Streptomyces tubercidicus genomic window:
- the prcB gene encoding proteasome subunit beta — protein sequence MEANTRSTGRLPAAFLTPGSSSFMDFLGDHSPDLLPGNRPLPPVQGAIEAPHGTTIVAAAFPGGVVLAGDRRATMGNVIAQRDIEKVFPADEYSAVGIAGTAGLAVEMVKLFQLELEHFEKVEGAQLSLEGKANRLSTMIRSNLGMAMQGLAVVPLFAGYDLDREKGRIFSYDVTGGRSEELGFAATGSGSVFARSSLKKLFQEDFTEDQTVMAVVQALYDAADDDSATGGPDMARRIYPIVTVITEDGFRKLTESEVAEVARAIYERRLEQPDGPRAALL from the coding sequence GTGGAAGCCAATACTCGAAGCACCGGGCGTCTACCAGCTGCCTTCCTGACGCCTGGATCCTCGTCGTTCATGGATTTCCTCGGTGACCACTCGCCCGATCTGCTGCCGGGCAATCGCCCGCTGCCGCCGGTGCAGGGTGCCATCGAGGCGCCGCACGGCACGACGATCGTTGCCGCGGCGTTCCCCGGGGGCGTGGTGCTCGCCGGTGACCGGCGGGCGACCATGGGCAACGTCATTGCGCAGCGTGACATCGAGAAGGTTTTCCCGGCCGACGAGTATTCGGCGGTCGGTATCGCGGGCACGGCAGGGCTCGCGGTGGAGATGGTCAAGCTCTTCCAGCTGGAGCTGGAGCACTTCGAGAAGGTCGAGGGTGCCCAACTCTCCCTGGAGGGCAAGGCGAATCGTCTGTCGACGATGATTCGCAGCAATCTCGGGATGGCCATGCAGGGCCTGGCCGTGGTGCCGTTGTTCGCCGGCTATGACCTGGACCGCGAGAAGGGCCGTATCTTCTCGTACGACGTGACCGGCGGGCGCTCGGAAGAGCTGGGCTTCGCGGCGACGGGCTCCGGTTCGGTCTTCGCGCGCAGCTCCCTGAAGAAGCTCTTCCAGGAGGACTTCACGGAGGATCAGACCGTCATGGCCGTCGTCCAGGCGCTCTATGACGCCGCGGATGACGATTCGGCCACCGGCGGACCGGATATGGCACGGCGGATCTATCCCATCGTCACCGTGATCACCGAGGACGGCTTCAGGAAGCTGACCGAGTCCGAGGTCGCGGAGGTGGCCCGTGCCATTTATGAGCGCCGCCTGGAGCAGCCCGACGGCCCGCGCGCCGCGCTGCTCTGA
- a CDS encoding endonuclease domain-containing protein — protein sequence MPPGGCDDQGETGIRPIRLRPGPGQVDHALDTGKVRDVRCTNCNSALGKLRDDPDAMRRAIAYLEGNVWKPILEAPGVYQLPS from the coding sequence ATGCCGCCGGGCGGGTGCGATGATCAAGGAGAGACCGGTATCCGCCCGATCCGTCTCCGGCCGGGCCCCGGGCAGGTGGATCACGCCCTCGATACGGGTAAGGTCCGAGACGTACGGTGCACCAACTGCAACTCCGCACTCGGCAAGTTGAGGGATGACCCCGACGCCATGCGCAGGGCCATCGCATATCTGGAAGGAAACGTGTGGAAGCCAATACTCGAAGCACCGGGCGTCTACCAGCTGCCTTCCTGA